GTGGATGTTATTGTGGTGAAGAGAGAGGGGCtgcagatcatatgatctgtagcCCCTGTGTCAATGATCCAAGTTTGAGAagtagaagaaaaggaagacaAACATAAAGAGACACCAGCAGCGGATGAAATGGGGGCTTGAGTTGGAGGAATAAGTTGAAGTTGGTTTGCAGATGGAGAAGTAGTCGAGTTTGTCTTGTGCAGCAAGGCTATAATCTCTTGATATTGCTCTTTAGTCAACATCTTGCTTGGATCGGTGATTGTTGCTAGAGAATGATTGTCCATGGAGACAACATTGGGGTGTGACTTGTAATACTTGTGTCCAGGAGGATAGCCGTGAAGCTTGTAGCAACGCTCAACCGTGTGTCCAGTCATCTCACAGTGAGTAAAAACAGGGGCTGTAGCATTTCCAAACTTGAAGCATTGGGCCAAAGTATGGCCTGTGATTTTACAATGGGTGCAGTATGGCTTGTCACGCTTGGGAAAAGGTTGAGATGGTCGGCGTGCAGCCAATGCAATGGTCTCAACTGGAGGAGCAGCGGAGGTGATGAGATGATGACGTTCTTGTTGTTGAATGTAGGAAAATACCTTGTTGACAGGTGGTAGAGGATCAATTAACATAATCTGGTCACGAACATTTGTAAACGAGTCATGGAGACCCATCAGAAATTGGATCACACAGTCTCGCTAATATCGGTCAGAGATGACTTTCGTTGAGGCACAAGAGCAAACAGGTAATGGGTCATAGATGGAGAGTTCATCCCATATTGATTTAAGTTTGCCATAGTAGTTACTTACCGTATTAGATTCTTGTGACAGATTGGCAAGAGCTTTCTTCAATTCATAGATGCGGGGGCCATTTTGAGGAGAAAACCGGTCCTATAATTCAAGCCACAATGCACAAGCATCATCAACAAAGGCAACCGATGGACGAAGAGGTAGGCTGATAGCATTTTGAAGCCAGGACACAAGCATGTCATTGCATCGTTCCCACAAAGAGAGAAGGAATGCAGAGGTAGTGGGGGGTTTTTGGATAGTGCCATCCAGAAATCCAAGTTTATTCTTGGCCCTCAGTGCTCGCTGAATGGATCGGGACCAAGTGGAGAAGTTCTCGGTTGTGAGATGTTCGGTGACCAGAATGGTGCCAGGATTATCAGAGGTTTCTAGACGGTATGGGTTGTTTGGATTGTTGAGATCAGTGAGGTTGAGAGTTGGAGTTTCAACCTGGCTCTCTGATGCCATGATAGAATGTGTAAAGGTCTGGTTTGCTGGAAGAAAAATGCAGCAGAGTAGTGAAAGAGATGATAAAAGTTACTCTATTATTTCCTTCCCCGAAAAGTAAACTGAGCAAATGTACAGTAGCCTATATAtacaag
This Carya illinoinensis cultivar Pawnee chromosome 11, C.illinoinensisPawnee_v1, whole genome shotgun sequence DNA region includes the following protein-coding sequences:
- the LOC122282174 gene encoding uncharacterized protein LOC122282174; its protein translation is MASESQVETPTLNLTDLNNPNNPYRLETSDNPGTILVTEHLTTENFSTWSRSIQRALRAKNKLGFLDGTIQKPPTTSAFLLSLWERCNDMLVSWLQNAISLPLRPSDRFSPQNGPRIYELKKALANLSQESNTRDCVIQFLMGLHDSFTNVRDQIMLIDPLPPVNKVFSYIQQQERHHLITSAAPPVETIALAARRPSQPFPKRDKPYCTHCKITGHTLAQCFKFGNATAPVFTHCEMTGHTVERCYKLHGYPPGHKYYKSHPNVVSMDNHSLATITDPSKMLTKEQYQEIIALLHKTNSTTSPSANQLQLIPPTQAPISSAAGVSLCLSSFSSTSQTWIIDTGATDHMICSPSLFTTITSTTSNFVKLPNGEVATVTHIGTVQVTATLLLHDVLCVPNFQFNLLSAAKLAKQLNCCLLFFSNVCFIQGLSP